From Haloarcula rubripromontorii, the proteins below share one genomic window:
- a CDS encoding phytoene/squalene synthase family protein — protein MSQNHTDRSSSEDIEWCYDAVHRVSRTFSLTISELNEPMARDICLGYLLCRVADTIEDAGHLPPAVQTELLQTYSRSLEPSSGTTVSSFHDAVEEWIPTTTNADWEVVENAGRIVDVFHTLDDHSTRTIRGPVRELVDGMAMFVDRYAEAGGLRIKTLDELEEYCWYAAGTVGTLVTGLVSHEATDEQIAQMEENARSFALLLQLVNVAKDAATDMEEENNVYLPLELLHEQGLDHSDVSNTDNVDSLVPVIEQVTERAEGYLDDAQAWLEAMPETRGNTLSAWAIPFLLAVGTIRELRERPADVIEQGNVKISREEVHSVTQQFGGDGDPSIGELRAKIRQQPLHQY, from the coding sequence ATGTCTCAGAACCACACAGACCGGTCGTCTTCGGAAGACATCGAGTGGTGCTACGATGCCGTCCATCGTGTGTCGCGGACGTTTAGTCTCACAATTTCGGAACTCAACGAACCGATGGCCCGGGACATCTGTCTGGGCTATCTCCTCTGTCGTGTGGCTGACACTATCGAGGACGCCGGTCATCTCCCTCCAGCGGTACAGACCGAACTCCTACAGACGTACAGCCGCTCGCTCGAACCGTCGAGCGGGACGACCGTATCGTCGTTCCACGACGCCGTCGAGGAGTGGATCCCCACGACGACGAACGCTGACTGGGAAGTCGTCGAGAACGCGGGCCGCATCGTCGACGTGTTTCACACGCTCGACGACCACTCCACGCGGACCATCCGCGGGCCGGTCCGGGAACTCGTCGATGGGATGGCGATGTTCGTCGACCGCTACGCCGAGGCCGGCGGGCTTCGAATCAAGACGCTCGACGAACTCGAAGAGTACTGCTGGTACGCCGCGGGCACCGTCGGCACGCTGGTGACCGGACTGGTTTCCCACGAAGCCACCGACGAGCAGATCGCCCAGATGGAGGAAAACGCCCGGTCGTTCGCCCTGCTGCTCCAGCTCGTCAACGTCGCCAAGGACGCCGCGACGGACATGGAAGAGGAGAACAACGTCTACCTCCCGCTGGAGTTGCTCCACGAGCAGGGACTCGACCACAGCGACGTGAGCAACACGGACAACGTTGACTCGCTGGTCCCCGTCATCGAGCAGGTAACCGAGCGAGCGGAGGGCTACCTCGACGACGCACAGGCGTGGCTCGAAGCCATGCCCGAAACCCGCGGCAACACGCTCTCCGCGTGGGCGATTCCGTTCCTGCTCGCGGTCGGTACGATTCGTGAGCTTCGCGAACGACCTGCCGACGTTATCGAGCAGGGCAACGTCAAGATCTCCCGCGAGGAAGTCCATTCCGTGACACAGCAGTTCGGCGGCGACGGCGATCCCTCTATCGGGGAGTTGCGAGCCAAGATCCGCCAGCAGCCGCTCCACCAGTACTGA
- a CDS encoding glycoside hydrolase family 32 protein produces MADSPRIGCLYADACTDEQASAYDWCQEALDGAERCALASVDPTEYDVLWWHRDELFDERVLADAPALAAYVRDGGSLLLTLSALSAVEPLGFEAVAPDATGWEEIPEPTGHLWQALYGDHPIHADYDTLRVHTRGPGVTIPYARYESIAPQSGDVLASTVRGDTDVVKGMAAISWEPGDGQVLGVGSSVAFAQPTHDVCQGNRETLIENALRFLATDDRHPLTGRPKDIDTFGQLRKRLDDDPCRPSYHVTPPANWLNDPNGLIHWNGRYHLFYQYNPVGPFHNTIHWGHAVSDDLVHWEDRPVALTPSPEGPDRDGCWSGCAVDDGGVPTVLYTGGRDKRQLPCIATAADDDLTAWDKDPDNPIIEELPTEPEVLRTEDWEGEFRDHCVWREDGTWYQLIGAGMEGGGGAALLYESTDLRDWEYRGPILAGDRDTAGTVWECPELLDFGDRQLLHISNYEDVVYFLGSYADGEFEVDRRDKLDHGDFYAPQSMWTDDGRILTWGWLPEARDVSGQWDAGWSGAMSLPRELSLADDGGLCQRPAPELTELRGENTSYDVVRLGAGDTEQLPVESRSFELRATVRLEDAEAVELSVLETPDGEERTPIRYTYESELAVDRSASSTDPQATGDTQSMRVRPYDAPLSLRVFVDGSVVEVFANERHCLTSRVYPTREDATGMSLSAEGGRATIASLDIWELDGVW; encoded by the coding sequence ATGGCAGATTCGCCACGCATCGGCTGTCTCTACGCCGACGCCTGTACGGACGAGCAGGCGTCGGCCTACGACTGGTGTCAGGAGGCACTCGACGGTGCCGAGCGGTGCGCACTCGCCTCTGTCGATCCCACCGAGTACGATGTCCTCTGGTGGCATCGGGACGAACTGTTCGACGAGCGAGTCCTTGCCGACGCGCCGGCGCTGGCCGCGTACGTTCGTGACGGCGGCTCGCTCCTGCTGACACTGAGCGCGCTCTCGGCCGTCGAACCGCTCGGCTTCGAGGCGGTTGCGCCAGATGCGACCGGCTGGGAGGAGATCCCCGAGCCGACCGGCCACCTCTGGCAAGCCCTCTACGGGGACCACCCGATCCACGCGGACTACGACACCCTGCGCGTCCACACCCGCGGTCCCGGCGTGACGATTCCCTACGCGAGATACGAGTCAATCGCGCCCCAGTCCGGGGACGTGCTCGCAAGTACGGTCCGGGGCGACACCGACGTGGTCAAGGGGATGGCGGCCATCTCATGGGAACCCGGTGACGGTCAAGTGCTCGGCGTCGGCTCCTCGGTAGCGTTCGCCCAGCCGACCCACGACGTGTGTCAGGGCAACCGCGAGACGCTCATCGAGAACGCGCTGAGATTTCTGGCGACGGACGACCGGCATCCGCTGACTGGCCGTCCGAAGGACATCGACACGTTTGGGCAGCTACGCAAGCGACTCGACGACGACCCGTGCCGCCCGTCCTACCACGTCACGCCCCCGGCGAACTGGCTCAACGACCCGAACGGCCTCATCCACTGGAACGGTCGCTATCACCTGTTCTACCAGTACAACCCTGTCGGCCCGTTCCACAACACAATCCACTGGGGCCACGCGGTCAGCGACGACCTCGTCCACTGGGAGGACCGCCCGGTCGCGCTCACGCCCTCGCCCGAGGGGCCTGACCGGGACGGCTGCTGGTCTGGCTGTGCGGTCGACGACGGCGGCGTCCCGACCGTGCTGTACACGGGCGGCCGGGACAAGCGCCAGCTTCCCTGTATCGCCACCGCCGCGGACGACGACCTCACGGCCTGGGACAAGGACCCGGACAACCCCATCATCGAGGAGTTGCCGACCGAGCCGGAGGTCCTCCGCACCGAGGACTGGGAGGGGGAGTTCCGGGACCACTGCGTCTGGCGCGAGGACGGGACCTGGTACCAGCTCATCGGGGCCGGCATGGAGGGCGGCGGCGGCGCGGCGCTGCTGTACGAGTCCACGGACCTCCGGGACTGGGAGTATCGCGGCCCCATTCTCGCCGGCGACCGCGACACCGCCGGGACCGTCTGGGAGTGCCCCGAACTGCTCGATTTCGGGGATCGACAGCTCCTCCACATCTCAAACTACGAGGACGTGGTGTACTTCCTCGGCTCCTACGCGGACGGCGAGTTCGAGGTCGACCGCCGCGACAAGCTCGACCACGGCGACTTCTACGCCCCGCAGTCGATGTGGACCGACGACGGTCGCATCCTGACCTGGGGGTGGCTCCCCGAGGCCCGCGACGTGAGCGGGCAGTGGGACGCCGGCTGGTCCGGCGCGATGTCGCTGCCCCGGGAGCTGTCGCTGGCCGACGATGGCGGTCTCTGCCAGCGGCCGGCTCCCGAACTCACCGAGCTACGGGGTGAGAACACCAGCTACGACGTGGTGCGGCTCGGCGCTGGCGACACCGAGCAGTTGCCGGTCGAGAGCCGGTCGTTCGAACTCCGCGCCACGGTTCGGCTGGAGGACGCCGAAGCCGTCGAGCTGTCCGTCCTCGAAACGCCGGACGGCGAGGAGCGGACGCCGATCCGATACACCTACGAGAGCGAACTCGCGGTCGACCGGTCGGCCTCAAGCACCGACCCCCAGGCGACCGGCGACACCCAGTCGATGCGGGTCCGGCCCTACGACGCGCCGCTGTCGCTGCGCGTCTTCGTCGACGGGAGCGTCGTCGAGGTGTTCGCCAACGAGCGACACTGCCTGACCAGCCGCGTCTACCCGACTCGTGAGGACGCGACCGGCATGTCGCTGTCAGCCGAGGGCGGGCGCGCGACCATCGCGTCGCTGGATATCTGGGAACTGGATGGCGTCTGGTGA
- a CDS encoding TRAM domain-containing protein has translation MEPIWLAAGGVTLAVGLVLAFAITRRSESSASKRAHEAAQEREPPVELGETYEFGITEFSDHHSGDRVAVGKVEGFVLFTEDVPSSVSAGDVIRAKVLSFNRGHTSADARFVERA, from the coding sequence ATGGAACCGATCTGGCTCGCCGCCGGTGGAGTGACCCTCGCAGTGGGCCTCGTGCTGGCGTTCGCGATTACCCGTCGCTCAGAGAGCAGTGCATCGAAACGCGCTCACGAGGCCGCACAGGAGCGAGAACCGCCTGTAGAACTCGGTGAGACCTACGAGTTCGGCATCACCGAATTCAGCGACCACCACTCCGGCGACCGCGTCGCCGTCGGGAAAGTCGAGGGGTTCGTTCTGTTCACGGAGGACGTGCCGTCGTCGGTGTCAGCTGGTGACGTGATCCGGGCGAAGGTGCTGTCGTTCAACCGGGGCCACACCTCCGCCGATGCTCGGTTCGTCGAACGTGCGTGA
- a CDS encoding glycoside hydrolase family 68 protein, whose amino-acid sequence MTNEALGESRPGTRGRAGWTREQASRIARTDDTVAPIVYPPETEQIPEVHIWDTWFLRERDGTLATVDGYRICFSLTAPSDLLPGKRHDVATIRCFYSDDGRNWHNAGPVFEDPLGQRQWAGSALYDDDGSVYLFYTAAGEEGADDLTYTQRIVGAGGGTIDTADGFELSGPWTHHELLRPDGERYEREDQSRGMIYTFRDPWFFEDPETGETWLLFEANTPVQEGSDACGGDDALQEFNGSVGIARSPTGDPLAWELEDPLLDAVGVNQELERPHVVYRDGLYYLFVSSHLHTFAPGLKGFDALYGFVAEELRGDYVPLNESGLVVTNPENAPFQSYSWMAFPHGDEVLVQSFFNYYDFAGETLDEIAHLSESEQMRRFGGSLGPTLRLDVEGSRTRIIGTLGHWHIPLDGETLPLTDRELIRRGQGVDAGTGSYGARTEE is encoded by the coding sequence ATGACAAACGAGGCACTCGGCGAGAGCCGTCCCGGAACGAGGGGACGCGCCGGGTGGACACGCGAGCAGGCGAGCCGGATTGCGCGCACCGACGACACCGTTGCCCCCATCGTCTATCCGCCGGAAACCGAACAGATCCCCGAGGTTCATATCTGGGACACCTGGTTCCTCCGGGAGCGCGACGGCACACTGGCGACGGTCGACGGTTACCGGATCTGTTTCTCGCTGACCGCCCCGTCGGACCTGTTGCCCGGCAAGCGCCACGACGTGGCGACTATCCGCTGTTTCTACTCTGACGACGGTCGCAACTGGCACAACGCCGGCCCGGTGTTCGAGGACCCGCTGGGGCAGCGCCAGTGGGCCGGGTCCGCCCTGTATGACGACGACGGCAGCGTCTATCTGTTCTACACTGCGGCCGGCGAGGAGGGGGCCGACGACCTGACCTACACCCAGCGTATTGTCGGTGCAGGTGGCGGCACCATCGACACAGCCGACGGGTTCGAACTCTCCGGTCCGTGGACCCACCACGAACTGCTCCGGCCCGACGGCGAGCGCTACGAGCGCGAAGACCAGTCCCGCGGGATGATCTACACTTTCCGTGACCCGTGGTTCTTCGAGGATCCGGAGACGGGCGAGACGTGGCTCCTGTTCGAGGCGAACACGCCAGTGCAAGAGGGGAGCGACGCCTGTGGCGGCGACGACGCGTTACAGGAGTTCAACGGGAGCGTCGGGATCGCTCGCTCGCCAACGGGCGACCCGCTGGCGTGGGAGCTTGAAGACCCGCTGCTGGATGCTGTGGGCGTCAATCAGGAACTCGAACGGCCCCACGTCGTGTATCGGGACGGCCTGTACTACCTGTTCGTCTCCAGCCACCTCCACACGTTCGCGCCGGGCCTAAAGGGGTTCGACGCGCTGTACGGCTTCGTCGCCGAGGAGCTACGGGGCGACTACGTCCCACTGAACGAGTCCGGCCTCGTCGTCACCAATCCCGAGAACGCGCCGTTCCAGTCCTACTCGTGGATGGCGTTTCCCCACGGCGACGAGGTACTGGTCCAGAGCTTCTTCAACTACTACGACTTCGCCGGCGAGACGCTGGACGAAATCGCCCACCTGTCCGAGTCCGAGCAAATGCGGCGGTTCGGCGGTTCGCTCGGCCCGACGCTCCGGCTCGATGTCGAGGGGAGCCGGACGCGTATCATCGGGACGCTCGGGCACTGGCACATCCCGCTGGACGGCGAAACACTCCCACTGACGGATCGGGAGCTGATTCGACGGGGGCAAGGCGTCGACGCGGGCACCGGGAGCTACGGCGCGCGGACGGAGGAGTAA
- a CDS encoding DUF6653 family protein has protein sequence MTAPLPDSVQDRFWARHSNPKSGWSRVPTGAVIVYAVYQRDWRLLAGAFLWTLLNPVLFAPPETEDAWMTRAVLAERWWLTEESNGTMGTEYPNVCNTAGALASVIALYAAWRRRPVSAAVATVAMAGLKLWWLRELVQEYDAREGDTDGHR, from the coding sequence ATGACTGCACCACTCCCGGACAGCGTGCAGGACCGGTTCTGGGCCCGGCATTCGAACCCCAAGAGCGGCTGGTCGCGTGTGCCGACCGGCGCTGTGATCGTGTACGCTGTGTATCAACGGGACTGGCGGCTCCTGGCTGGGGCCTTCCTGTGGACGCTGCTCAATCCAGTCCTATTCGCGCCGCCCGAGACTGAGGACGCCTGGATGACCCGTGCTGTGCTGGCAGAGCGGTGGTGGCTCACCGAAGAGTCTAACGGGACCATGGGAACTGAGTACCCGAACGTGTGTAACACTGCCGGCGCGCTGGCGTCGGTCATCGCCCTGTACGCTGCCTGGCGTCGTCGGCCGGTCAGCGCTGCAGTCGCAACGGTTGCGATGGCCGGATTGAAGCTCTGGTGGCTCCGCGAACTCGTTCAGGAGTACGACGCGCGTGAAGGAGACACCGACGGTCACAGGTAG